The Candidatus Aegiribacteria sp. genome includes the window CGCATGTTTCTTAAAATAGATCAGCTGTAAAATAATTCCCGGTCATTTACCAATTGATGAGATGAACGTTTTCTGCTCAAGACTGCTTAATACAACTTCAACGGTATCACTGTTCCCGGATTCAACTATAAGATATCGCATCCTGACGTTACCTATACAATCTCCGGTATCATTCTCCAGTTTTGGAAGGTCATCAAGCAGACGATGCATAACATTTTCCATGCCCTCAATACCTGTACCAGGCAGTAGAATGACAATTTTATCAACACCGGTTCTCAATCCGGCATCAATGTTCCGCATAGTCGCTTTAAGATGATTGGCGGCAATTGACATGAACTCTCTGGCACGAAACCTGTCATCGATAGCGCCGCGTTCAATTATTAGTTCCACTACAGCAAGAGGGCTGTCAAATCTTCTGACTCTCTCAAGCTCCTGGGTAAGAATCGGTTCTAGCCTTCCTTTACCAGGAAGACCTGTGTCAGGATCCATATCGGCAGCGGATTCAAACCTGCCAAGAAGTCGAATACCCTCTAAGGCAGCAGCTCCAACAGCTGCAATCGCAACCAGTCTTTCTCTTGGAAGAGTTGATTCTATCGGAATATCAACCAGACATATCACACCGTACAGCACGCCCTGGCAAACCATAGGTGCAGCGAGATCGGGAAGGAAATTCGGAATCGCGGTTCTCTCAAGCCGTTTCTTTGTAAGTTCGCTTTCTTTCTCAAGGTTTTTCTTCTCAAAAACCAATCCGGTCTCCGCTGAAAATCCCACATGCCCGTCACCAACATTTACCACGAGAGGTTGTTTGAGAATCTCTCCGAGTCCCTCAGTATGTACAAGCCCCAGTTTACCTCCACGGACATCTGCCAGGAATACCGCAATGCGATCACATCCGGTAAGTCTGTGCATGGCCCTGGCAAGAAGTTTAGCGAGTTCATCCGGAGTTCTCGCCGCAAGCACCTGTTTTACCAGTTCAGGAAACAGTACTGCAATAGCACGGTGTTTCTTAATCTCAAGATCATATCTGGTTTGCCTTGCATCAGCTTCCTGCTTGTCATAACGAAGAGCAGTGATATCATTCTTGAGCGAACTGATTCGTTCCTCATTATTGAATGCTATTTTCCTGGTTTTTGCAAGCATAATCAACCACACCAGCAATGCTCCAACGATAATCCCCCCAAGTATTTCGATCAGCATCTATATCACCCTCCCCCGTAAATCATTCATCTGCTGGTAAAAGACCAAGCCTTCCCAGAGTATTATCCTCATTTCGAAGGTGATACTCAAGGGCACATCGCTCCTCGATCTCATTACCGGACAAAATCTTCTTGAACTCCTTATCCTGTCTTACCATATCGATAAATCCTATACCCTGTTCCATAGCCTCCATGGCAACACGCTGAACCATCTTATAGGCGCTTTCTCTTGAAAAACCTTTATCAATCAGAGCGAGCAGAATTGTCTGAGAGTGGAATCTGTCCCCGGCCTTTTCAATATTGCTCCTGACGGCATCTGGAAACACCCTCAGATTTGATGTAAGCTTCACTGCCCTGGAAAGCGCATATAGAGCTATCCCACAGGAATCCGGAAAGATGAAGCGTTCAGCGGATGAATGGCTTATATCTCTTTCATGCCATAGAACAGTGTTCTCAAGGGATGGAATCAGATAGCCCCTGAGCAGGCGTGCAAGCCCGCAGAGTCTCTCACTGATAATTGGATTCCGTTTATGGGGCATGGCACTGGAACCTTTCTGTCCTTTCCCGAAGGACTCCTCAACTTCACCGACTTCGGTTCGCTGCAGATGCCGTATTTCCGTTCCGAATCTCTCAAGGAGACTTCCTATGGAGGCAAGCGCATATACAAAATCTGCGTGCCTGTCTCTTGCAACAACCTGGGTCGAAACAGTTTCAATCCCGATTCCCAGTCTTCTGCAGACGAATTCCTCCACGGATGGGTCCAGATGTGCGTAAGTTCCTACTGCTCCGGACAATTTTCCCACACATGCTGATTCAAGACCAGTTATTAATCGGTCCTTACACCTCAGATATTCGCTGTAGTACCCGGCAAACTTCAAGCCCATCGTTGTCGGTTCCGCATGCATTCCGTGACTTCTGCCTATACAGAGAATCCCCCTGGTTCTGTTGACCAGACCGGCCATAGCACTGCCAAAACTGTCAAGCTCATCCATAATCATCTTCCCTGCATCCTTCAGCTGGGTTGCAAGGCATGTATCGAGAATGTCGCTGGAAGTCATACCGTAATGAATATGTCTTGCTTCTGAACCAAGACTCTCGGATACACTTGTAAGGAAAGCGATTACATCATGTCTGACAACTTCTTCGATTTCCTCGATTCTTTTTACATTGA containing:
- a CDS encoding diguanylate cyclase, producing the protein MLIEILGGIIVGALLVWLIMLAKTRKIAFNNEERISSLKNDITALRYDKQEADARQTRYDLEIKKHRAIAVLFPELVKQVLAARTPDELAKLLARAMHRLTGCDRIAVFLADVRGGKLGLVHTEGLGEILKQPLVVNVGDGHVGFSAETGLVFEKKNLEKESELTKKRLERTAIPNFLPDLAAPMVCQGVLYGVICLVDIPIESTLPRERLVAIAAVGAAALEGIRLLGRFESAADMDPDTGLPGKGRLEPILTQELERVRRFDSPLAVVELIIERGAIDDRFRAREFMSIAANHLKATMRNIDAGLRTGVDKIVILLPGTGIEGMENVMHRLLDDLPKLENDTGDCIGNVRMRYLIVESGNSDTVEVVLSSLEQKTFISSIGK
- the purB gene encoding adenylosuccinate lyase gives rise to the protein MIDRYLIPEMEEIWTAESRYARWLRIEILAVEARAEAGFVSASDLKNIRDNASFNVKRIEEIEEVVRHDVIAFLTSVSESLGSEARHIHYGMTSSDILDTCLATQLKDAGKMIMDELDSFGSAMAGLVNRTRGILCIGRSHGMHAEPTTMGLKFAGYYSEYLRCKDRLITGLESACVGKLSGAVGTYAHLDPSVEEFVCRRLGIGIETVSTQVVARDRHADFVYALASIGSLLERFGTEIRHLQRTEVGEVEESFGKGQKGSSAMPHKRNPIISERLCGLARLLRGYLIPSLENTVLWHERDISHSSAERFIFPDSCGIALYALSRAVKLTSNLRVFPDAVRSNIEKAGDRFHSQTILLALIDKGFSRESAYKMVQRVAMEAMEQGIGFIDMVRQDKEFKKILSGNEIEERCALEYHLRNEDNTLGRLGLLPADE